In Triticum urartu cultivar G1812 chromosome 6, Tu2.1, whole genome shotgun sequence, the following proteins share a genomic window:
- the LOC125516677 gene encoding elongation factor 1-beta-like, whose protein sequence is MAAAAKSSFLLDVKPWGDETDMGKLEEAVRSVNMEGLTWGASRLAPVEYGVKKLQIVVTLVNDLVSVDGLIEDHLCAAPMDEYVQSCDVGINQICKQSPA, encoded by the exons ATGGCGGCAGCAGCAAAGTCGTCGTTTTTGCTGGACGTGAAGCCATGGGGCGATGAAACCGACATGGGCAAGCTGGAGGAAGCCGTACGAAGCGTCAACATGGAAGGCTTGACCTGGGGTGCCT CCAGGCTGGCCCCGGTCGAATACGGGGTGAAGAAGCTGCAGATAGTGGTGACCCTCGTCAACGACCTCGTCTCCGTCGACGGCCTCATCGAGGACCACCTCTGTGCTGCGCCGATGGACGAGTACGTTCAGAGCTGCGACGTGGGCATCAACCAAATCTGTAAGCAATCACCTGCCTAG